TTTACATATCCTCGGTGCCCTTCTTACCTGCCTGTCTCTGGCTTTGCTGGTGCCGATCCCTTTTTCCTATTACTACCATGACGGCAGTGCCGCGGCGTTTATCTGGTCAACACTGATCTGTCTGATTGTCGGTGTCTTCCTGATGAAGGCATTTAAAAATAAAAAAGAACTCTCCGTACGCGAAGGGTTTGCTGTTGTCACCTTCGGCTGGCTGGTTTTTGCCGTGTTTGGCGCGCTGCCCTATCTGTTTTCCGGTGCCATCACCTCACCTCTTGATGCCATCTTTGAGACCATGAGCGGCTTCACCACCACCGGGTCGACAATCCTGACGGAAATTGAGTGCCTGCCGAAAAGTATCCTTTTCTGGCGCGCGTTGACCCACTGGCTGGGCGGGATGGGAATTATTGTTTTGAGTCTCGCGATCCTGCCGATGCTTGGTGTCGGCGGCATGCAATTGTTCCAGGCCGAGGTGCCGGGACCGACAGCGGATCGCCTCAAGCCACGCATCCAGGATACGGCCAAACTGTTGTGGGGTGTTTATGTCATCCTCACGGCAGTGGAAACCCTGCTGTTGATGGCTGGCGATATGAGCTTTTACGATGCCGTCTGTCACGCTTTTGCCACCTTGGCAACCGGCGGCTTTTCAACCCGAAACGCCTCGGTTGCAGCGTATGACAGCGCCTATATTGACTGGGTCATCACCCTGTTCATGTTCCTGGCCGGCGTCAACTTCTCGTTGCATTACTATGCGCTCAAAGGACGCATTGGTGAATATTTCCGCAATGAGGAGTTCCGCTTCTATCTGGCCATCACCGTCAGCGTAACCCTGTTGCTGGTCTTTTTCAATCAGGGGACGGTTTACACCTCATGGCTGGATAACTTGCGCTACAGCGCTTTTCAGACCACGTCAATTCTGACCACCACCGGTTTCGGCACAGCGGATTTTGAACTGTGGCCGGTCTTAACCCAGTACTTACTGGTCTTCACCATGTTTATTGGCGGTTGCGCCGGTTCGACCGGCGGCGGCATGAAGGTCGCCCGTTTTCTGCTGTTATTCAAACATGGCACGGTTCAACTCTATCGCCTCATCCATCCCCGGACCATTCGCCTGGTCAAGTTAGGCGATCAGCCGGTGGCCCCGGACGTCATGCAATCCATACTCGGCTTTTTCGCCCTGTTCATGGGGGTGTTCGTTACCGCCTCATTTCTGATGGCGGCGAGCGGCATGGATCTGGTTTCCGGAGCCGCAGCCGTTATCGCCACTCTCGGCAACATTGGTCCTGGTCTCGGCACGGTCGGTCCGGTGGATAACTTTGCCGCAGTCCCAGACTTCGGCAAGGGCGTCTTGATTCTGTGCATGTTGCTCGGTCGGCTGGAGCTGTTCACTGTTCTGGTCTTGTTCTTGCCATCGTTCTGGCGCAAGTAACCCATAAAAAAAGACAGGTTGATGACAACCTGTCTTTTCTGCATTTCGTACTCCCGTGTCCCTCTTGGACGGATCTATTCGTCGTGAAACAGAACAAAGCCCAGCTGCCGCCCCGTATTACCGCCATCACGACGATAGGAGAAAAACAGCTCACGCTGCTTCCAGGTACAGGCATCGGCACAGTCGATATTCTTCTTTTTAACGCCGGCCTGATCCAATTGGAGCAGACAACTGCGTTGCAGATCAACCTTCCATGTACCAAACTCCACTTCCGTGGCAATCTCGTCCCAATGACCGGTGCCGTTGCGGAAACCATCCCGCACATCCTTGCCAACTTCATAATGCTCAGCACTGATTCCAGGGCCGACGGCAACCAACAGATCTTCAGGCAGACAACTAAACTCATTCACCATGGCCCCAATCGTTTTTCCAATCAGACCATTCGCCGCACCGCGCCAGCCGACATGAATTACCGCAGCAACTCGTTGCTTGGCATCGAAAACCATCACGGGATAACAATCCGCCACAGTCACACCCAGCATCAGGCCCGGCTGATTGGTGATAATGGCATCCGCCTCGACATCCTGAAAATGGCTGACATCGTAGTTCTTCTTATCCACAACAACAATGTCACTACCGTGCACCTGATTAACCAGCAACAGATGATGTAAAGGCAGCTCAAACGCATGGAGCAACGTGGAACGATTACCTTCAATATTATACGGAGCATCATCGGTATTACTGCCGAGATTAAGCGAATTGTAGGGAGGACGACTGATGCCGCCATTGCGTGTCGTCACCCCGGCAATCAGGTTTTTCCCATCACACCACGTGGCCTGCAGGCAACTGATTTTTCCGTATTTTTCAAGGTTCATGGGTCATGTTCCCTTCTGGATTTCCATCAATATCTTCACCTGTCGGATCATAGCTTTCGCGCAGGGAGGATAGTTCTACACCATATTTGCCGTCGAGGAAAGCGACAATTGACGCCAAATCATCCGGAAGATCGCTGGTGAACTCCATATAGGCACCTGTTCGCGGGTGAATAAATCCCAGCAGGCGCGCATGAAGCGCCTGTCGATGCAGAGCATGAACGCGTTGGCGCACTTCCAGGTCATTGATGGCATTGGCACGGGTGCGGTTGCCATAGAGAGGATCTCCAACCAAGGGCAGGTTCATTTCAGACAGGTGGACACGAATCTGGTGAGTCCGACCGGTCTCCAGGCGCATTTCCAACAGGCTGAGACGGTCGGCATCATAACGGCGCAAGACTTTCCAGTGCGTTACCGCCCGCCGGCCACCACGTCCTTTTGAAGACATTTTTTTACGATGCGTGGGATGACGACCGATGGGAGCATCGATGGTCCCGCGTTGATTCTGCACTTGACCATGGACCAGAGCCACATAGCGTCGTTGAATCGAATGAGCCTTGAATTGGGCCGCAAGATGATTATGGGTAACATCATTTTTCGTTGCCACCATAACACCGGAGGTATCTTTATCCAGCCGGTGGACGATCCCCGGCCGCAACTCCCCGCCAACGCCGCTGAGATCCTGACAGTGATACAGCAGAGCATTCACCAGCGTACCGCCTTGATGCCCGGCAGCGGGATGCACGACCATACCGGCAGCTTTATTGATGACAATCAGATCGGAATCTTCGTAGAGAATCTCTAACGGGAGGCTTTCGGGAAGAGCTTCAACCGGCTGCGCCTGAGGGAGAGTAACGCTCACGGTTTCACCACCACGCAGCTTCACTCCGGCTTTAACGGTTTGATCATCCACCCGCACCAGACCGTCATCAACCAGTTTTTTCAACTGTGAACGTGTCAACTCCGGGAGTTGACACGTCAGAAACCGGTCCAGCCGCTCAGACGCCTGACCCGGTTCAATGTAAAACGTTAAATTTTCATCCATTTACCAAATTGAGCTTTCTATTTTCCCGGCTTGCTTGATCATGACATCGACAATAGCACGATCAAACAGTTGGTCACGGTTCTCCAGGGTTTCTGAAACCCGTTCAGCAAAATGCTCCCGCCCTTCCTGCAACTCTTCGGCAAGCAAATCAAAAATATTGTCATTTCTGATTCCCTCTTCCACCTTGTCCGGATTATACAGGGCAATATCCGACACGATGGCTCGTGCCAGTCGAAACGCCAGTTCAGGATCTTCTACACGTCGCGCCATCAACTTCTCCTGTTTGTGTCAAGGTATATGCAGCCCAAATGCGGGGGGAGCTACTACGATCAGCCAACTGTCCAGAAAGATTAACCAAAAACCCGAAGGTTGTCAAACTCATCAATCTGACTGAATAATTTGGCTCACACTAATGTTCAGATTTTGACCCACGCGGCTCTGGGAAATGGCCGAGAAAGCGAAACAGGTCCAGATGACTACCTCGAAAATCAGCAACAAATTCCGGGCTGCGATCAATCAACCAGGTATCGACCAAGAAAGTGGTCATGCCGAGACGACTGGCCGACAGATCATGTTCCGTATCATTGCCCACCATCAGGCACTGCTGCGGTTGACGTCCCAGATGGGCAAGAATATCTTCAAAATAGTGCGGATTAGGTTTGCAGTAGCGACTGTTTTCGAAACTGGTGATCAAGGAAAAGTCGTCAGCGTTTAATCCCCCCCAGGCGAGCCGGGCCTCAACAAGCTGACGTGGAAAGACCGGATTGGTTGCCAACACCAGCTCCAACCCTTTTTCGCGACAACGGTCTATCAGCTTTGTCGCCAAAGGTAGGGGTTGAATCAAGGGACGCATCGTCTCCATGTAGCGTTGGAAAAAACACTGCAACCCGGTACGGAACGTCTCCGGGCTAATGCCCAGGTCCTCTTCGACCACCTGCCAATAGTACTGCTCGTTGGTCTTGCTACCGTCATCACTGTTAAGCAGCTCAACAGTCCGTTGCACCAACCGCTCGACAAAGGGCCGCACCGCCATGCCCGGATCAATACAATCCGCCAGATATTTCAGATAAGCCGGTACAAACTGATGCATATCCACATTGATCAGTGTTCCGTCGAGATCAAACAGTATCGTCGTAATATTTTGTATCGTTGTCTTTGGCATCATTGCAAAAAACTGACGTTCATCACGAAAAATAAAAAAGGGAGACAGCGGCAGGCCGTCTCCCTTTCGTAAACCAATTTTACGGTCGGATTACTTGCTGTGGCAGAATTTGCAGGAGGCCATATCTTCCACCTGCTCGTGGCAACCGCCGCAAAGACCGTGACCAGCAGACATACTGGAGACATCGATTTTTGCAGGCTCACCTTCATGGCAGCTACTACAGTCGTTGTCCAACATTTCTTTATGCATGTTGTGATCAAACTTGATGATGCCTTTGGAGGCACCTTCGTACTTGTAAACCCCTTCCGGCAGTACTTCGACTTTGACGATG
This is a stretch of genomic DNA from uncultured Desulfuromonas sp.. It encodes these proteins:
- a CDS encoding TrkH family potassium uptake protein; translation: MNFLFVLHILGALLTCLSLALLVPIPFSYYYHDGSAAAFIWSTLICLIVGVFLMKAFKNKKELSVREGFAVVTFGWLVFAVFGALPYLFSGAITSPLDAIFETMSGFTTTGSTILTEIECLPKSILFWRALTHWLGGMGIIVLSLAILPMLGVGGMQLFQAEVPGPTADRLKPRIQDTAKLLWGVYVILTAVETLLLMAGDMSFYDAVCHAFATLATGGFSTRNASVAAYDSAYIDWVITLFMFLAGVNFSLHYYALKGRIGEYFRNEEFRFYLAITVSVTLLLVFFNQGTVYTSWLDNLRYSAFQTTSILTTTGFGTADFELWPVLTQYLLVFTMFIGGCAGSTGGGMKVARFLLLFKHGTVQLYRLIHPRTIRLVKLGDQPVAPDVMQSILGFFALFMGVFVTASFLMAASGMDLVSGAAAVIATLGNIGPGLGTVGPVDNFAAVPDFGKGVLILCMLLGRLELFTVLVLFLPSFWRK
- the pgeF gene encoding peptidoglycan editing factor PgeF; this encodes MNLEKYGKISCLQATWCDGKNLIAGVTTRNGGISRPPYNSLNLGSNTDDAPYNIEGNRSTLLHAFELPLHHLLLVNQVHGSDIVVVDKKNYDVSHFQDVEADAIITNQPGLMLGVTVADCYPVMVFDAKQRVAAVIHVGWRGAANGLIGKTIGAMVNEFSCLPEDLLVAVGPGISAEHYEVGKDVRDGFRNGTGHWDEIATEVEFGTWKVDLQRSCLLQLDQAGVKKKNIDCADACTWKQRELFFSYRRDGGNTGRQLGFVLFHDE
- a CDS encoding RluA family pseudouridine synthase — its product is MDENLTFYIEPGQASERLDRFLTCQLPELTRSQLKKLVDDGLVRVDDQTVKAGVKLRGGETVSVTLPQAQPVEALPESLPLEILYEDSDLIVINKAAGMVVHPAAGHQGGTLVNALLYHCQDLSGVGGELRPGIVHRLDKDTSGVMVATKNDVTHNHLAAQFKAHSIQRRYVALVHGQVQNQRGTIDAPIGRHPTHRKKMSSKGRGGRRAVTHWKVLRRYDADRLSLLEMRLETGRTHQIRVHLSEMNLPLVGDPLYGNRTRANAINDLEVRQRVHALHRQALHARLLGFIHPRTGAYMEFTSDLPDDLASIVAFLDGKYGVELSSLRESYDPTGEDIDGNPEGNMTHEP
- a CDS encoding HAD family hydrolase, with protein sequence MMPKTTIQNITTILFDLDGTLINVDMHQFVPAYLKYLADCIDPGMAVRPFVERLVQRTVELLNSDDGSKTNEQYYWQVVEEDLGISPETFRTGLQCFFQRYMETMRPLIQPLPLATKLIDRCREKGLELVLATNPVFPRQLVEARLAWGGLNADDFSLITSFENSRYCKPNPHYFEDILAHLGRQPQQCLMVGNDTEHDLSASRLGMTTFLVDTWLIDRSPEFVADFRGSHLDLFRFLGHFPEPRGSKSEH
- a CDS encoding cytochrome c3 family protein, with product MKNLLFAVLAVVFACVPVFLAQQDGTSAPIVKVEVLPEGVYKYEGASKGIIKFDHNMHKEMLDNDCSSCHEGEPAKIDVSSMSAGHGLCGGCHEQVEDMASCKFCHSK